One genomic segment of Amycolatopsis granulosa includes these proteins:
- the hutI gene encoding imidazolonepropionase — protein MAVLITGIGELTTNDDELGTLHHGAIVFDGPAVAWVGPAAAAPDADERVDVEGRAALPGWVDSHTHLVFAGDRTAEFEARMAGQPYAAGGIAVTTAATRKATDAELTANLRRHVAEAARQGTTCLETKTGYGLTVDDEARSARIAAAVADEVTFLGAHLVPPGSDAESYVDLVCGEMLDAVAGSVRWADVFCETGAFDEAQSERVLRAAARHGLGLRVHGNQLGAGPGVRLAVRLGAASVDHCSHLSDQDVAALASSETVATLLPACDLSTRQPLAPARRLLDAGATVALATNANPGSSYTTSMAFCVATAVLQMGLSVDEAVRAATLGGARALRRTDVGVLRPGARADLHVLDAPSRTHLAYRPGVPLTWRVWRKGSAVA, from the coding sequence GTGGCGGTCCTGATCACCGGTATCGGCGAGCTCACCACGAACGACGACGAACTGGGCACGCTCCACCACGGCGCGATCGTGTTCGACGGCCCCGCGGTCGCCTGGGTGGGCCCGGCCGCGGCGGCACCGGACGCGGACGAACGGGTGGACGTCGAGGGCCGCGCCGCGCTGCCCGGGTGGGTCGACAGCCACACGCACCTGGTCTTCGCCGGCGACCGGACCGCCGAGTTCGAGGCGCGGATGGCCGGGCAGCCGTACGCGGCGGGCGGCATCGCGGTCACCACGGCGGCGACGCGGAAGGCCACCGACGCCGAGCTGACCGCGAACCTGCGCCGCCACGTGGCCGAGGCGGCGCGGCAGGGCACCACCTGCCTGGAGACCAAGACCGGATACGGCCTGACGGTCGACGACGAGGCCCGGTCCGCCCGGATCGCCGCCGCGGTCGCCGACGAGGTGACCTTCCTCGGCGCCCACCTCGTGCCGCCCGGTTCGGACGCGGAATCCTATGTGGATCTCGTGTGCGGTGAGATGCTCGACGCGGTGGCCGGATCGGTGCGGTGGGCCGACGTGTTCTGCGAGACCGGGGCGTTCGACGAGGCCCAGTCGGAACGGGTCCTGCGTGCCGCCGCGCGGCACGGGCTCGGCCTGCGGGTGCACGGGAACCAGCTCGGCGCGGGGCCGGGGGTGCGGCTCGCGGTCCGGCTCGGCGCCGCCAGTGTGGACCACTGCTCCCACTTGTCCGATCAGGACGTGGCGGCGCTCGCGTCGTCGGAGACGGTGGCGACCCTGCTGCCCGCGTGCGACCTGTCCACCCGCCAGCCGCTCGCACCGGCCCGGCGGCTGCTCGACGCCGGAGCGACCGTGGCGCTCGCCACGAACGCCAACCCGGGCAGCTCGTACACCACGTCGATGGCCTTCTGTGTGGCGACGGCCGTGCTGCAGATGGGCCTGTCCGTCGACGAGGCCGTGCGCGCCGCCACCCTCGGCGGGGCGCGTGCGCTGCGCCGGACCGACGTCGGCGTGCTCCGGCCGGGCGCCCGGGCCGACCTGCACGTGCTCGACGCGCCCTCCCGCACGCACCTCGCCTACCGCCCCGGGGTGCCGCTCACCTGGCGCGTCTGGCGGAAGGGTTCCGCTGTGGCGTAA
- a CDS encoding inorganic phosphate transporter, translating to MDLSLIVLVVIVAALAFDFTNGFHDTANAMATSIATGALRPKVAVTISAVLNLVGAFLSVEVAKTISGGIVDDTKVTPVVVFAGLVGAILWNLVTWLVGLPSSSSHALFGGLIGAVWVASGADAVHFAKVVQKVLIPAVASPLVAGLIAVVGTYLVYRITAKVRQDVVSRSFKRAQVLSASLVSLAHGTNDAQKTMGVITLTLISSGALAAGSGPPLWVVLSAGLAIALGTYVGGWRIIHTMGRKITDVQTPQGFAAETSAAATILASSHLGFALSTTHVCSGGIIGSGVGRRLAEVRWSVAGRMALAWLLTLPAAAAVGAVSAEVATMGTVGTVVVGLVLVAAAGGIWLWSRRNPVTPESMASEQPVPVAV from the coding sequence GTGGACCTCTCGCTGATCGTCCTCGTGGTCATCGTCGCCGCACTGGCGTTCGACTTCACCAACGGTTTCCACGACACCGCCAACGCCATGGCGACCTCCATCGCGACCGGCGCCTTGAGACCCAAGGTCGCGGTCACCATCTCCGCGGTGCTCAACCTCGTCGGCGCGTTCCTGTCGGTCGAGGTCGCCAAGACCATCTCGGGCGGCATCGTCGACGACACCAAGGTCACCCCCGTGGTCGTCTTCGCCGGACTGGTCGGCGCGATCCTGTGGAACCTGGTGACCTGGCTGGTCGGGCTGCCCTCCAGCTCCTCCCACGCGTTGTTCGGCGGGCTGATCGGCGCGGTCTGGGTCGCTTCGGGCGCCGACGCGGTGCACTTCGCCAAGGTCGTGCAGAAGGTCCTGATCCCGGCCGTGGCCTCGCCGCTGGTGGCGGGTCTGATCGCGGTCGTCGGCACCTACCTCGTCTACCGGATCACCGCGAAGGTGCGGCAGGACGTGGTGAGCAGGTCGTTCAAGCGCGCGCAGGTGCTGTCGGCGTCGCTGGTCTCGCTCGCCCACGGCACGAACGACGCGCAGAAGACCATGGGTGTCATCACCCTGACGCTGATCTCCTCGGGTGCGCTGGCCGCCGGGTCGGGTCCGCCGCTGTGGGTGGTGCTCAGCGCCGGGCTCGCGATCGCGCTCGGCACCTACGTGGGTGGCTGGCGGATCATCCACACGATGGGCCGCAAGATCACCGACGTGCAGACGCCGCAGGGGTTCGCCGCGGAGACCAGCGCGGCCGCCACGATCCTGGCCTCCTCGCACCTCGGGTTCGCGCTGTCCACCACGCACGTCTGCTCCGGGGGCATCATCGGCTCGGGTGTCGGGCGCCGGCTGGCCGAGGTGCGCTGGAGCGTCGCCGGCCGGATGGCGCTGGCCTGGCTGCTGACGCTGCCGGCCGCGGCCGCCGTCGGCGCGGTGTCCGCCGAGGTCGCGACGATGGGCACCGTGGGCACCGTCGTGGTCGGCCTCGTGCTGGTGGCCGCGGCGGGCGGCATCTGGCTGTGGTCGCGGCGCAACCCGGTGACGCCGGAGTCGATGGCGTCCGAGCAGCCGGTTCCCGTGGCGGTCTGA